The following proteins come from a genomic window of Salvia hispanica cultivar TCC Black 2014 chromosome 4, UniMelb_Shisp_WGS_1.0, whole genome shotgun sequence:
- the LOC125222818 gene encoding GDSL esterase/lipase EXL3-like, with product MRRNSNSWSLFGVITVYAMMSCCEGRIVLPPNVTVPAVFAFGDSIVDQGANNHVATLIKCNFQPYGKDLHGFGPTGRFSNGKTPPDFIASELGVRELIPAYLDSNLTPEDLVTGVSFASGGCGYDPQTAQIVLAISLSQQLDQFREYIGKLKAAVGEEKAKFILENSLFLVVAGSDDLANTYFTLGIRRAQYDVNSYADLMVSSACNFIEDIYRLGARRIAVFGAPPIGCLPAQRTLKGGISRFCSEEQNEAAQLVNSKLAPALASIRQRLPQSRPVYINIYDPLLDLIQHPYNHGFEVSDKGCCGSGAIEVVLLCNRWSRMCRDDSKYVFWDSYHPTESAYKIIVDQLLQESVKYFE from the exons ATGAGGAGGAATTCCAATTCATGGAGTTTGTTTGGTGTAATTACTGTGTATGCAATGATGAGTTGTTGTGAAGGGCGAATCGTTCTCCCGCCGAACGTGACGGTCCCAGCGGTATTTGCGTTCGGAGATTCGATCGTTGATCAAGGCGCGAACAATCATGTGGCAACATTGATCAAATGCAATTTCCAGCCCTACGGAAAAGATCTCCACGGCTTCGGTCCCACCGGCAGATTCAGCAACGGCAAGACCCCTCCGGACTTTATCG CCTCAGAATTGGGAGTGAGAGAACTGATACCAGCTTATCTTGATTCCAATTTGACGCCTGAAGACCTTGTAACTGGAGTCAGCTTTGCTTCGGGAGGATGCGGCTACGACCCGCAAACTGCTCAAATAGTG TTAGCAATATCACTGTCTCAGCAGTTGGATCAATTCAGAGAATACATTGGAAAGCTGAAAGCAGCAGTTGGGGAAGAAAAGGCCAAGTTTATCCTGGAAAACAGCTTATTCCTGGTGGTGGCAGGCAGTGATGATCTTGCCAACACTTACTTCACACTCGGCATCCGTCGCGCCCAATACGACGTCAACTCATACGCTGATCTCATGGTGTCCTCGGCTTGCAACTTCATAGAG GACATATACAGGCTTGGAGCGAGACGAATTGCTGTTTTCGGCGCCCCACCTATTGGATGTTTGCCGGCTCAGAGAACCCTTAAAGGTGGCATAAGCAGGTTTTGTTCCGAGGAACAAAATGAGGCTGCGCAATTGGTTAATTCCAAGCTCGCACCCGCACTTGCTTCCATACGCCAACGCTTGCCTCAGTCCAGGCCTGTTTACATCAATATCTATGACCCTCTTCTTGATCTCATCCAACACCCTTATAACCACG GGTTCGAGGTTAGTGACAAAGGCTGCTGCGGGTCAGGAGCCATAGAAGTGGTCTTACTGTGTAACCGATGGAGTAGAATGTGCCGCGATGACTCTAAGTACGTATTTTGGGACAGCTACCATCCCACTGAGAGCGCATACAAGATTATCGTTGATCAACTCCTACAAGAATCCGTCAAGTACTTCGAATGA